A portion of the Planctomycetaceae bacterium genome contains these proteins:
- a CDS encoding tyrosine-type recombinase/integrase has product MRKPFFKKSHKSWYVHHQGRMQKLGPDKDEAFRRYHELMADDAPVSDGDRVATLANAYLEWCQKNRSAQTYDFYQKFISSFIRSTGVKLLIGNLKPFHVTNWLDSQKRWNDTTKHNAVRAVKRVFNWAVRDGRLQKSPLLTVERPTPRRREVFVSVDQFELILKQVADQQFRDYLQFLSETGARPQEAKLVEARHCELDAARIVLPASDAKGKRFPRVIYLTEAACRLVARICQEQPDGPLLRNMDGNPWTKDSVNCRFRRLRARLEKAETPIPGLCATAVRHGFATTALKNGVDPVTVSILMGHADASQVAKTYQHLAVDSEFLRNSIAKARGRRQTS; this is encoded by the coding sequence ACAAGGATGAAGCTTTCCGGCGGTACCACGAACTCATGGCCGATGACGCTCCCGTCAGCGACGGTGACCGCGTTGCAACGCTGGCCAACGCTTACCTTGAGTGGTGTCAAAAGAACCGTTCTGCACAGACGTATGACTTCTACCAGAAGTTCATTTCGTCGTTCATCCGCTCAACGGGCGTGAAGCTGCTGATCGGCAATCTCAAGCCGTTTCATGTCACGAACTGGCTTGACAGCCAGAAGCGGTGGAACGACACGACGAAGCACAATGCCGTGCGAGCCGTGAAGCGAGTGTTCAATTGGGCTGTCCGGGATGGCAGATTGCAGAAAAGTCCGCTGCTGACGGTTGAACGTCCGACACCGCGGCGCCGTGAAGTTTTTGTGAGCGTCGACCAGTTCGAACTGATCCTGAAACAGGTCGCGGACCAGCAGTTCCGCGACTACTTGCAGTTTCTCAGCGAAACCGGTGCTCGGCCGCAGGAGGCGAAGCTGGTCGAGGCCCGGCACTGCGAACTTGACGCTGCCCGAATTGTCCTGCCTGCTTCTGATGCGAAGGGAAAGCGATTTCCTCGCGTCATCTATCTGACGGAAGCAGCCTGTCGGCTTGTCGCAAGGATCTGCCAGGAGCAGCCGGACGGGCCACTGTTGCGGAACATGGACGGAAATCCGTGGACAAAAGATTCTGTCAACTGTCGGTTCCGACGGCTTCGAGCACGATTGGAAAAAGCAGAGACGCCCATCCCTGGTCTCTGTGCCACTGCAGTGAGACACGGATTTGCCACGACCGCACTGAAGAATGGAGTCGATCCCGTGACGGTCTCCATTCTCATGGGGCACGCCGACGCTTCCCAAGTCGCCAAAACGTACCAGCACCTTGCGGTGGATTCCGAGTTTCTCAGGAATTCGATTGCCAAAGCAAGAGGGCGGAGACAAACGAGTTGA